Sequence from the Pseudomonas sp. LS.1a genome:
CAGGTACGGCCCGTCCGGTACGCCGTAGAAGCCCAAGGTCTGGCCGAAGTCTTCACTTTGCCGCGGCAGGCCCATGCTGGTAGCCGGGTCCCACAGCCCACCCACGCCGATGATGGTGTTGAACATCAGCCGTGCGGTGATCTCCGCCGAGCGCTTGGCCTTCAACTGCAACACGCTGTTGAACAGGTTCGGCACGTCGCCCAGGTTGTTGAAGAAGTTGGTCACCCCGGTGCGCACGAAGCGCGGCGTGACGTACTGGTAGCCGCTTACCATGGGCAGCAGCACCCATTGGTCCAGACGGTAGTTGAAGTGATAGACGCGCCGGTTGATCGACTCCAGCGGGTCGTACACGTTCAGTGCCTGCAGGGTAGAGCGCTCGAACTCGCGCTGGTCCAGCCCCGGGTTGAATTTCAGCTCGCGCAGCGGGTCGAGGAAACCATCGGCCTCGGGCGCCAGTGGTGCTTCGGTAACTTGCGGGTCGGCTTCGACCACGCTGGCCCGGGGGGCGGTTTCGGCGGCCAGGGCATGGCCGGTGGCGAACAGGGCAGTGGCGAAGAGGAGTTTGTTAACCACGGAAGAACTCCAGCATGGCGTCACTGTTGACGCGGTAATTGAGGTTGCCGCAATGGCCGCCGTGGGGGTAAAGGGTCAGGCGCTCACCGAATACCTTGCGCAGGAAGCCTATGTCGCCGGGGCCGAGGATGACGTCGTCGGCGTTGTGCATCACGGCGATCTTGTCGCTGCTGCTCAGGTAGTCCTCCAGCGCATACAGGCTGACCTGGTTGACCAGTTGCAGGATGCTGTTGCCATCGGTGCGGGCGCGCCACATGGGGATGACCTGCTCGGTCATGTAGCAGTCGAAGTCGCACTGCAGGGCACGCTTGAAGAACGGCGTGAGGCTGCTGCCTTCGGTGATCGGGAACTTCGGCGGAATGATCAGGCCGCGGCGGTTGATCAGGTCGGAGGTGAAGGCAATGTCGGCCGCCGAGAAGCGGAACGAGGTGCCGATCAGCATGGCCATCTGCTCGTTGGACAGGTGCTGGCGCGACTGCTGGAAGTCGTACAGCAGGGCTTCATTGAGGTCGATGTAGCCCTTTTCCTGGAAGTAGCGGGTCAGCTTGGCCAGCATCAGCTCGTAGAAGGTGGTGCTGCGGTCGATACCCTTGACCTGGGTCTGTACCAGCTTGTCGAGGTTGTTGATCGAGGTGTACAGGTTGACCGGCGGGTTCAGCAGCAGCACGCGCTTGAAGTTGAAGCTGCGGCGGGTTTCGTCCAGGTGGCTGACGAAGGCCGCGTCGAGTGCGCCCAGGCTGTA
This genomic interval carries:
- a CDS encoding MlaA family lipoprotein produces the protein MVNKLLFATALFATGHALAAETAPRASVVEADPQVTEAPLAPEADGFLDPLRELKFNPGLDQREFERSTLQALNVYDPLESINRRVYHFNYRLDQWVLLPMVSGYQYVTPRFVRTGVTNFFNNLGDVPNLFNSVLQLKAKRSAEITARLMFNTIIGVGGLWDPATSMGLPRQSEDFGQTLGFYGVPDGPYLMLPVLGPSNLRDTTGLVVDYAGEQAINYLNVAEASSDHPEISVLRVVDKRYSTKFRYGQLNSPFEYEKVRYVYTQARKLQIAE
- a CDS encoding serine/threonine protein kinase is translated as MLRSLRLAALLGGLLMAVAASARDIDAASYGYPLTNPFEATIATTPPDQRPTLPDDDEISQSDYSLNLRPDREFTLPDNFWAVKKLKYRLARQDHEAPLIFIIAGTGAPYTSSINEYLKKLFYQAGFHVVQLSSPTSYDFMSAASRFATPGVSQEDAEDMYRVMQAVRAQHPRLPISEFYLTGYSLGALDAAFVSHLDETRRSFNFKRVLLLNPPVNLYTSINNLDKLVQTQVKGIDRSTTFYELMLAKLTRYFQEKGYIDLNEALLYDFQQSRQHLSNEQMAMLIGTSFRFSAADIAFTSDLINRRGLIIPPKFPITEGSSLTPFFKRALQCDFDCYMTEQVIPMWRARTDGNSILQLVNQVSLYALEDYLSSSDKIAVMHNADDVILGPGDIGFLRKVFGERLTLYPHGGHCGNLNYRVNSDAMLEFFRG